In a single window of the Amycolatopsis sp. cg5 genome:
- a CDS encoding acyl-CoA reductase, whose protein sequence is MSNEHYWQGTWVDDVRAGDLLETLEETTQRVLSADRLSPLTVLAACEKLADRLSKPDSVVRIQLTERLQDWGLPREEIAETFDLLVDQLAREELERKVTRELGGVDPARLARFDFKLPIFEAWVPVGLLAHVAAGNAPAVGALSAIEGLLTGNLNVIKTSGADSLFTAEFLAALAEQDPTGKIAERLIVLRFSSSRKEWLERMVAPADAVAVWGGEEAINGIAEFTGPGTRLIDWGPKLSFAYLTADTWSATDALHAVAADVCRLDQQACSSPQVIYLDTDDEEEVFAFAERFAPVLAEVVRERQPRDPSDAEWAEINNTVIVARLEENLGLTKVITAEDGSWRVMADTRSALRASPLYRTVWVKPLPRTEITATLRPMRRYLQTVGLAATRQDTAVLARTLVSTGVQRVTVPGQMLGGYAGEPHDGVYAMQRYSRRVDVQLDERFATDAALDDFTVGTQLPAPKVPVTPKSEFETLQAGRGEVFFLSGGSSGKPKLSKFSWSDYDEISNFAAEALLATGIDPRTDRVMNLFFSGHMYGSFVSYFSALERLGAVQFPMGGEWDRFEAIAQSIVDNQIDTLVTVPSFVMRLFTEGGDALRRYRGVRKIFYAGEHFGDSQIQWLREEFGVEIVRSAAYGGIDAGPMGYQCLESPARVHHMFPGLHSLEIIDRESDTPVALGEVGRLVFTAHTRRGQRVDRYEIGDLGRWVTEPCGCGRQSPRFELLGRVGDVFRTAAVTLNYRRFVAVAEDAFGYSGALQVVLSEDAKGDILTIRMETGDAETVTREFIARYPELTEAVEGTRLLRLHTEIAPQSAFDRTASSGKLIAVVENRSSRSV, encoded by the coding sequence TTGGCAAGGCACCTGGGTCGACGACGTCCGCGCCGGCGACCTGCTCGAAACCCTCGAAGAGACCACCCAGCGCGTGCTGTCGGCCGACCGTCTCAGCCCGCTGACCGTGCTCGCCGCGTGCGAGAAGCTGGCCGACCGGCTGTCCAAACCGGACAGTGTGGTGCGCATCCAGCTCACCGAACGCCTGCAGGACTGGGGACTTCCCCGCGAGGAGATCGCCGAGACCTTCGACCTGCTGGTCGACCAGCTCGCCCGTGAGGAGCTCGAGCGCAAGGTCACCCGCGAGCTCGGCGGTGTCGACCCGGCCAGGCTCGCGCGCTTCGACTTCAAGCTCCCGATCTTCGAGGCCTGGGTCCCCGTCGGCCTGCTCGCGCACGTCGCGGCGGGCAACGCGCCCGCGGTCGGCGCGCTCAGCGCCATCGAGGGCCTGCTCACCGGCAACCTCAACGTCATCAAGACCAGCGGCGCCGACTCGCTGTTCACCGCGGAGTTCCTGGCCGCGCTGGCCGAGCAGGACCCGACCGGCAAGATCGCCGAGCGGCTGATCGTGCTGCGGTTCTCGTCCTCGCGCAAGGAATGGCTGGAGCGCATGGTCGCGCCCGCCGACGCCGTCGCCGTCTGGGGTGGCGAGGAGGCCATCAACGGCATCGCCGAGTTCACCGGGCCGGGCACCCGCCTGATCGACTGGGGCCCCAAGCTCTCCTTCGCCTACTTGACCGCCGACACCTGGTCCGCGACCGACGCGCTGCACGCCGTCGCCGCCGACGTCTGCCGTCTCGACCAGCAGGCCTGCTCCAGCCCGCAGGTCATCTACCTCGACACCGACGACGAGGAAGAGGTCTTCGCCTTCGCCGAGCGGTTCGCGCCGGTGCTGGCCGAGGTCGTGCGCGAGCGTCAGCCGCGCGACCCGAGCGACGCCGAATGGGCCGAGATCAACAACACGGTCATCGTCGCGCGGCTGGAGGAGAACCTCGGCCTCACCAAGGTGATCACCGCAGAGGACGGCAGCTGGCGGGTCATGGCCGACACCCGGTCGGCGCTGCGCGCCTCGCCGCTGTACCGCACGGTGTGGGTGAAACCGTTGCCGCGCACCGAGATCACCGCCACGCTGCGCCCGATGCGCCGGTACCTGCAGACCGTCGGCCTCGCCGCGACGCGTCAGGACACCGCGGTGCTCGCCCGCACGCTGGTGAGCACCGGCGTCCAGCGCGTCACCGTGCCAGGCCAGATGCTGGGCGGCTACGCGGGTGAGCCGCACGACGGCGTCTACGCGATGCAGCGCTACAGCCGCCGCGTCGACGTCCAGCTCGACGAGCGGTTCGCCACCGACGCCGCGCTTGACGACTTCACGGTGGGCACGCAGCTCCCGGCGCCGAAGGTGCCGGTGACGCCCAAGTCGGAGTTCGAGACCTTGCAGGCCGGTCGCGGCGAGGTGTTCTTCCTCAGCGGTGGCAGCTCCGGCAAGCCGAAGCTGTCCAAGTTCTCGTGGTCCGACTACGACGAGATCTCGAACTTCGCCGCCGAAGCGCTGCTGGCGACCGGGATCGACCCGCGCACCGACCGCGTGATGAACCTGTTCTTCAGCGGGCACATGTACGGCAGCTTCGTCAGCTACTTCTCGGCGCTGGAACGGCTCGGCGCCGTGCAGTTCCCGATGGGCGGCGAGTGGGACCGGTTCGAGGCGATCGCGCAGTCCATTGTGGACAACCAGATCGACACGCTGGTCACGGTGCCGAGCTTCGTCATGCGGCTGTTCACCGAGGGCGGCGACGCGCTGCGCCGCTACCGGGGCGTCCGCAAGATCTTCTACGCGGGCGAGCACTTCGGCGACAGCCAGATCCAGTGGCTGCGCGAGGAGTTCGGCGTCGAGATCGTCCGCTCGGCCGCGTACGGCGGCATCGACGCCGGGCCGATGGGCTACCAGTGCCTGGAGTCGCCCGCGCGGGTGCACCACATGTTCCCCGGCCTGCACAGTCTGGAGATCATCGACCGCGAGTCGGACACCCCGGTCGCGCTCGGCGAGGTCGGCAGGCTGGTGTTCACCGCGCACACCCGCCGGGGCCAGCGCGTGGACCGCTACGAGATCGGCGATCTCGGCCGGTGGGTCACCGAGCCGTGCGGCTGCGGCCGCCAGAGCCCGCGCTTCGAGCTGCTCGGCCGGGTCGGCGACGTGTTCCGCACCGCCGCGGTGACGCTGAACTACCGCAGGTTCGTCGCGGTCGCCGAGGACGCCTTCGGCTACTCCGGGGCGCTCCAGGTGGTGCTCAGCGAGGACGCCAAGGGCGACATCCTCACGATCCGCATGGAGACCGGCGACGCCGAGACCGTCACCCGCGAGTTCATCGCGCGCTACCCCGAGCTGACCGAGGCCGTCGAAGGCACCCGGCTGCTCCGCCTGCACACCGAAATCGCGCCGCAGAGCGCCTTCGACCGCACCGCCAGCAGCGGCAAGCTCATCGCCGTGGTCGAGAACCGATCCTCCAGGAGTGTTTGA
- a CDS encoding phenylacetate--CoA ligase family protein: MTGLTELVEFARANSPFYKNLYDGVPAGPVRLADLPIIDQAEFWAANTMHGNTMLTGPQTDGIVFKTGGTTSAPRLSVYTRPEWKDLAATFATGLAAAGVRHGDRVANLLYAGELYSSFILMLNMLQEQAIDTVQLPIAGSAPAEFKVQALQDFEATVIAAFPTALVALAQYVKENAGTLPHVRVVLFSGEAFYGDQRRIVHEAFPNAVIRSLGYGSVDGGVLGAPVEGCDDVRVFRAFEPTNVIEIVDTETGEPIEEPGRPGRLLITDLGRRLQPMIRYPVGDLGEWVSVEERTFRLLGRADEGARVGPVTLHLDYLRGCVDTATGSRVDGFQVVLRRVDAKDQLVLRFASDATDRAAVLETLGAQVDEISPRFADHVARGIIQPLAVEWVTPSEIAVNPRTSKVLRLIDERPV; the protein is encoded by the coding sequence ATGACCGGCCTCACCGAACTCGTCGAGTTCGCCCGCGCGAACTCCCCGTTCTACAAGAACCTTTACGACGGCGTCCCCGCCGGGCCCGTGCGGCTGGCCGACCTGCCGATCATCGACCAGGCCGAGTTCTGGGCCGCGAACACCATGCACGGCAACACGATGCTCACCGGCCCGCAGACCGACGGCATCGTCTTCAAGACCGGTGGCACCACCAGCGCGCCGCGCCTGTCCGTCTACACGCGACCCGAGTGGAAGGACCTGGCGGCGACCTTCGCCACCGGGCTGGCCGCCGCGGGCGTGCGCCACGGCGACCGCGTCGCGAACCTGCTCTACGCCGGTGAGCTGTACTCCAGCTTCATCCTGATGCTGAACATGCTGCAGGAGCAGGCGATCGACACCGTCCAGCTGCCGATCGCGGGCAGCGCGCCGGCCGAGTTCAAGGTCCAGGCGCTGCAGGACTTCGAGGCGACGGTCATCGCGGCGTTCCCGACCGCGCTCGTGGCACTCGCGCAGTACGTCAAGGAGAACGCGGGCACGCTGCCCCACGTCCGTGTGGTCCTGTTCAGCGGCGAGGCGTTCTACGGCGACCAGCGCCGGATCGTGCACGAGGCGTTCCCCAACGCGGTGATCCGCTCGCTCGGCTACGGCAGTGTCGACGGCGGCGTGCTCGGCGCGCCCGTCGAGGGCTGCGACGACGTGCGGGTGTTCCGCGCCTTCGAGCCGACCAACGTGATCGAGATCGTCGACACCGAGACCGGCGAGCCGATCGAGGAGCCTGGCCGTCCCGGCAGGCTGCTGATCACCGACCTCGGCAGGCGCCTGCAGCCGATGATCCGGTACCCGGTCGGCGACCTCGGCGAGTGGGTTTCGGTGGAGGAGCGCACTTTCCGCCTGCTCGGCCGCGCCGACGAGGGCGCCCGCGTCGGGCCCGTCACCCTGCACCTGGACTACCTGCGCGGCTGCGTCGACACCGCGACCGGTTCCCGGGTCGACGGCTTCCAGGTCGTGCTGCGCCGCGTCGACGCGAAGGACCAGCTCGTGCTGCGCTTCGCCAGCGACGCCACCGACCGCGCGGCCGTGCTCGAAACGCTCGGCGCGCAGGTCGACGAGATCTCGCCGCGCTTCGCGGACCACGTCGCCCGCGGCATCATCCAGCCCCTCGCGGTGGAATGGGTCACCCCGTCGGAGATCGCCGTCAACCCGCGCACCAGCAAGGTGCTCCGGCTCATCGACGAGCGCCCGGTATGA
- a CDS encoding MFS transporter gives MNVREAERLSEVATRPLPLLFRNKNFAAVWLGQVLSQGGTRVYQIALLWWLLGQLPEASRGLSAGAFLVVGALPSLLLAGRIGLLIDTVPARRVMLRAEVVAGALVSGLAVLAYLDSVPVWLVYPVGLALATCQAFFDPCLMKALPELVDGADMERAVGFGTSTQSVANFAGAAFGAGLLATVGFTGAVAVNAATYVIAALCLRYARFNTMPAGPSAVLEKKQGTWAFLGSLPGVRPLLVCFAAVNFFSAPTLLVLPLYTKSVLQQGPAMLATLESALWLGLLIGAFGAVHVPTRGRITQFGAVCIGVFGLFLAVPGLLVSGPVSIVTLALAGFCLGVSNVKFTALFQAVVPPEAKGRFFAAMMASVTATFPVAFLAFGTIGDAISPQLLCLVQAAGLLVIGFVLSRLPEPTQ, from the coding sequence ATGAACGTCCGTGAAGCCGAGCGGCTGAGCGAGGTCGCGACGCGGCCGCTCCCGCTGCTCTTCCGCAACAAGAACTTCGCGGCCGTCTGGCTGGGCCAGGTGCTCAGCCAGGGCGGCACGCGGGTCTACCAGATCGCACTGCTGTGGTGGCTGCTCGGCCAGCTCCCCGAGGCGTCGCGCGGCCTGTCCGCCGGTGCGTTCCTGGTGGTCGGTGCCCTGCCATCACTGCTGCTGGCAGGGCGCATCGGCCTGCTCATCGACACGGTGCCCGCGCGCCGCGTGATGCTGCGCGCCGAAGTCGTCGCCGGCGCGCTGGTCTCCGGTCTCGCCGTGCTGGCGTACCTCGACTCGGTGCCGGTGTGGCTGGTCTACCCGGTCGGCCTGGCGCTCGCGACCTGCCAGGCGTTCTTCGACCCGTGTCTGATGAAAGCGCTGCCGGAGCTGGTCGACGGCGCCGACATGGAACGCGCGGTCGGCTTCGGCACCTCGACCCAGTCGGTCGCGAACTTCGCGGGCGCCGCGTTCGGCGCGGGCCTCCTGGCGACCGTCGGCTTCACGGGCGCGGTGGCCGTCAACGCCGCCACGTACGTCATCGCCGCGCTGTGCCTGCGCTACGCCCGCTTCAACACCATGCCCGCCGGTCCTTCGGCTGTTTTGGAGAAGAAGCAGGGCACGTGGGCGTTCCTCGGCTCGCTGCCGGGCGTGCGGCCGCTGCTGGTCTGCTTCGCCGCGGTGAACTTCTTCTCCGCGCCGACGCTGCTCGTGCTCCCGCTGTACACGAAATCGGTGCTCCAGCAGGGACCAGCGATGCTGGCGACACTCGAGTCCGCGTTGTGGCTCGGGCTGCTCATCGGCGCGTTCGGCGCGGTCCACGTGCCGACGCGCGGCCGGATCACCCAGTTCGGCGCGGTCTGCATCGGCGTGTTCGGCCTGTTCCTCGCCGTGCCGGGACTCCTCGTCTCCGGCCCGGTCTCGATCGTGACGCTCGCGCTCGCGGGGTTCTGCCTCGGCGTGTCGAACGTCAAGTTCACCGCGCTGTTCCAGGCGGTCGTCCCGCCGGAGGCCAAGGGCCGGTTCTTCGCCGCCATGATGGCTTCGGTCACCGCGACGTTCCCGGTGGCGTTCCTCGCCTTCGGCACGATCGGCGACGCCATCAGCCCGCAGCTGCTCTGCCTCGTTCAGGCGGCAGGCCTGCTGGTGATCGGTTTCGTGCTCTCCAGGCTGCCTGAGCCGACCCAGTAA
- a CDS encoding HesB/IscA family protein, with the protein MTTAETGDVQTEAGEATHGVTLTDAAAAKAKALLEQEGRDDMHLRIAVQPGGCAGLRYQLFFDERTLDGDLFRDFDGLQVAVDRMSAPYVSSAVIDFVDSIEKQGFTIDNPNATGSCACGDSFH; encoded by the coding sequence ATGACGACCGCTGAAACCGGCGACGTGCAGACCGAGGCCGGCGAAGCCACCCACGGCGTGACGTTGACCGACGCCGCGGCTGCCAAGGCGAAGGCCCTGCTGGAGCAGGAGGGCCGCGACGACATGCACCTGCGCATCGCCGTCCAGCCCGGTGGCTGCGCCGGCCTGCGCTACCAGCTGTTCTTCGACGAGCGCACGCTCGACGGCGACCTCTTCCGCGACTTCGACGGCCTCCAGGTCGCCGTCGACCGGATGAGCGCCCCGTACGTGTCCAGCGCGGTCATCGACTTCGTCGACTCGATCGAGAAGCAGGGCTTCACGATCGACAACCCGAACGCCACCGGCTCCTGCGCCTGCGGCGACTCGTTCCACTAA
- a CDS encoding DUF3043 domain-containing protein → MRFLRRSSATETDAPDSVEEQIDVLPKNVTAGKGRATPKRREAEAKKRGPVAPPPTTMREAMKRNKEIRKANPVSKDERRAAAKERRDKMMAGEDKYLLPRDRGPVKAYVRDLVDTRRNLLGLFMPLAILVFVAMLVPNTRIQQYATLLCTLMLLLMIVEGFLSGRRISKAVREKFPKEAVSGRSIGWYAFIRASQIRKLRVPKPRLRPGDSIA, encoded by the coding sequence GTGAGGTTCCTGCGCCGTAGCTCCGCCACCGAGACCGATGCCCCCGACTCCGTCGAGGAGCAGATCGACGTTCTGCCCAAGAACGTCACCGCCGGGAAGGGCCGCGCGACGCCCAAGCGGCGCGAGGCCGAGGCCAAGAAACGCGGCCCGGTGGCGCCACCGCCCACCACCATGCGTGAGGCGATGAAGCGCAACAAGGAGATCCGCAAGGCCAACCCGGTCTCCAAGGACGAGCGCCGCGCCGCCGCCAAGGAACGCCGCGACAAGATGATGGCGGGCGAGGACAAGTACCTGCTGCCCCGCGACCGCGGCCCGGTGAAGGCCTACGTCCGCGACCTGGTGGACACGCGCCGCAACCTGCTCGGCCTGTTCATGCCGCTGGCGATCCTGGTCTTCGTGGCGATGCTGGTGCCGAACACACGCATCCAGCAGTACGCGACGCTGCTCTGCACCCTGATGCTGCTGCTGATGATCGTCGAGGGCTTCCTGTCCGGCCGCCGCATCAGCAAGGCCGTCCGCGAGAAGTTCCCGAAGGAGGCCGTGAGCGGCCGGTCCATCGGCTGGTACGCCTTCATCCGCGCGAGCCAGATCCGCAAGCTGCGCGTCCCCAAGCCGCGCCTGCGCCCCGGCGACTCGATCGCCTGA
- a CDS encoding aldo/keto reductase family protein, with amino-acid sequence MEFRRLGRSGLNVSEISYGNWITHGSQVEDEQAQSCIKAALDAGITTFDTADTYANTAAETVLGKGLKGLRRESLEIFTKVYWPTGPKGPNDSGLSRKHIMESAHASLKRLGTDYVDLYQAHRFDRTVPLEETMLAFADLVRQGKVLYVGVSEWTAEQITQGAALARELKVPFVSNQPQYNMLWRVIEPQVVPASEREGLSQIVWSPIAQGVLTGKYKPGQPFPAGSRATDEKGGANFVQRFLNDEVLERVTKLEPLAAEAGLSLAQLAVAWVLQNPNVASAIIGASRPEQVHENVKAAGVKLEPELLQAIDDVLDGVIERDATLTKSP; translated from the coding sequence ATGGAGTTTCGTCGCCTCGGCCGCAGCGGCCTCAACGTCAGTGAGATCTCGTACGGGAACTGGATCACCCACGGCTCCCAGGTCGAAGACGAGCAGGCCCAGTCCTGCATCAAGGCCGCGCTCGACGCGGGCATCACCACGTTCGACACCGCCGACACGTACGCGAACACCGCGGCGGAGACCGTGCTCGGCAAGGGCCTCAAGGGCCTGCGCCGCGAGAGCCTGGAGATCTTCACCAAGGTCTACTGGCCGACCGGTCCGAAGGGTCCCAACGACTCGGGCCTGTCGCGCAAGCACATCATGGAGTCCGCGCACGCGTCGCTGAAGCGGCTCGGCACCGACTACGTCGACCTCTACCAGGCGCACCGGTTCGACCGGACCGTGCCGCTGGAGGAGACCATGCTCGCCTTCGCCGACCTCGTGCGGCAGGGCAAGGTGCTCTACGTCGGCGTCTCGGAGTGGACGGCCGAGCAGATCACCCAGGGCGCCGCGCTCGCGCGTGAGCTGAAGGTGCCGTTCGTCTCGAACCAGCCGCAGTACAACATGCTGTGGCGCGTCATCGAGCCGCAGGTCGTGCCCGCGTCCGAGCGCGAGGGCCTGTCGCAGATCGTCTGGTCGCCGATCGCGCAGGGCGTGCTCACCGGCAAGTACAAGCCGGGCCAGCCGTTCCCGGCAGGCTCGCGCGCCACCGACGAGAAGGGCGGCGCGAACTTCGTGCAGCGCTTCCTCAACGACGAGGTGCTCGAGCGCGTCACCAAGCTGGAGCCGCTCGCGGCCGAGGCCGGCCTGTCGCTCGCGCAGCTGGCCGTCGCGTGGGTGCTGCAGAACCCGAACGTCGCCAGCGCCATCATCGGCGCCTCGCGCCCCGAGCAGGTGCACGAGAACGTCAAGGCGGCAGGCGTGAAGCTGGAGCCGGAGCTGCTTCAGGCCATCGACGACGTGCTCGACGGCGTCATCGAGAGGGACGCGACGCTCACCAAGAGCCCGTGA
- a CDS encoding 2-C-methyl-D-erythritol 4-phosphate cytidylyltransferase, whose protein sequence is MVLASGSGSRVGAKMNKVYLPVAGRRVASWSLDAFRKVPEIGVLVLVIREQDAELAAEVTDGLDVELVHGGQTRQASELNALRHLASRIDDGSIDAVLIHDAARPLVSPSLIGEVLRVTREHGGAVPGLEAHDIVPASETATTGGFLEGAVRVQTPQGFVAKPLLEVYEQAEREGFLGTDTASCMEKFSPLPVRWVPGGEENFKITYPYDLTVAEQVLTGSW, encoded by the coding sequence GTGGTCCTCGCGAGCGGTTCCGGCTCGCGCGTGGGCGCGAAGATGAACAAGGTCTACCTGCCCGTCGCGGGCCGCCGGGTGGCCTCCTGGTCGCTCGACGCCTTCCGCAAGGTCCCCGAGATCGGCGTGCTCGTGCTCGTCATCCGCGAGCAGGACGCGGAACTGGCCGCGGAAGTCACCGATGGGCTCGACGTCGAGCTTGTCCACGGTGGACAGACACGCCAGGCGTCGGAGCTGAACGCGTTGCGGCACTTGGCATCCCGCATCGACGACGGTTCCATCGACGCCGTCCTGATCCACGACGCGGCGCGCCCGCTGGTGAGCCCCTCGCTGATCGGTGAGGTGCTGCGGGTGACCCGTGAGCACGGCGGCGCGGTGCCCGGCCTCGAAGCGCACGACATCGTCCCCGCCTCGGAAACCGCCACCACGGGCGGTTTCCTCGAAGGCGCGGTCCGCGTGCAGACGCCGCAGGGATTCGTCGCCAAGCCGCTGCTGGAGGTCTACGAGCAGGCCGAGCGCGAGGGCTTCCTGGGCACGGACACGGCTTCCTGCATGGAAAAGTTCTCCCCGCTGCCGGTGCGCTGGGTGCCCGGCGGCGAGGAGAACTTCAAGATCACCTATCCCTACGACCTGACGGTCGCGGAGCAGGTCCTCACGGGCTCTTGGTGA
- the cobT gene encoding nicotinate-nucleotide--dimethylbenzimidazole phosphoribosyltransferase, translating to MDADTIIEFAEIEAPDEHARSAAIELHGKLIKPAGSLGKLEELGVWIAACQGQSPPRPFTRPRVVVFAADHGIAAKGVSAYPREVTGQLVGSLLTGGAAINVLAASAGASVRVVDIAVDTEAPATRSIGEFKVRRGSGSIDTEDALTDEEVRAAIRAGMKIADAEVDGGADLLIAGDLGIGNSTPASVLVAALTGSEPVAVVGRGSGIDDDAWMRKAVAVRDGLRRARRVLADPILLVRTAGGADIAAIAGFLAQAAVRKTPVILDGLVAGAAALIAEELAPGARQWWVAGQRGGEPAHALLLDHLDLEPVLDLDIRLGEGTGAVAALPLLFMATRILAEMSTHDQAGVSGPLTPAPTS from the coding sequence GTGGACGCGGACACCATCATCGAGTTCGCCGAGATCGAGGCGCCGGACGAGCACGCCCGCTCGGCGGCCATCGAACTGCACGGCAAGCTCATCAAACCGGCCGGGTCACTGGGCAAACTGGAGGAGCTCGGCGTCTGGATCGCCGCCTGCCAGGGCCAGTCCCCGCCGCGCCCGTTCACCCGGCCCCGCGTGGTCGTCTTCGCCGCCGACCACGGCATCGCCGCCAAGGGCGTCTCCGCGTACCCGCGCGAGGTCACCGGCCAGCTGGTCGGCAGCCTGCTCACCGGCGGCGCCGCGATCAACGTGCTCGCCGCCTCGGCTGGCGCCTCGGTCCGCGTGGTGGACATCGCCGTCGACACCGAAGCGCCCGCGACCCGCTCGATCGGCGAGTTCAAGGTGCGCCGCGGTTCCGGCTCCATCGACACAGAAGACGCGCTCACCGACGAAGAGGTCCGCGCGGCCATCCGCGCCGGCATGAAGATCGCCGACGCCGAGGTCGACGGCGGCGCCGACCTGCTCATCGCGGGCGACCTCGGCATCGGCAACAGCACCCCGGCCTCGGTGCTGGTCGCGGCGCTCACCGGCTCCGAGCCGGTCGCGGTCGTCGGCCGTGGCTCCGGCATCGACGACGACGCCTGGATGCGCAAGGCGGTCGCGGTCCGCGACGGCCTGCGCCGCGCCCGCCGCGTACTGGCCGACCCGATCCTGCTCGTCCGCACGGCCGGCGGCGCGGACATCGCCGCCATCGCGGGCTTCCTCGCCCAGGCCGCCGTCCGCAAGACCCCGGTCATCCTCGACGGCCTCGTCGCGGGCGCGGCCGCCCTGATCGCCGAAGAACTCGCACCCGGCGCCCGCCAGTGGTGGGTCGCGGGTCAGCGCGGCGGCGAACCCGCGCACGCGCTGCTGCTCGACCACCTCGACCTGGAACCCGTGCTGGACCTCGACATCCGGCTCGGCGAAGGCACCGGCGCGGTCGCGGCGCTCCCGCTCCTCTTCATGGCCACGCGCATACTGGCCGAGATGTCGACCCACGACCAAGCAGGCGTCTCAGGCCCCCTCACCCCGGCCCCGACCTCCTGA
- a CDS encoding branched-chain amino acid aminotransferase encodes MTTTTQFDHIPNPQPASPERVAEVLAKPGFGTYFTDNMVTVKWSTDQGWHDAVVGPYAPFTLDPATSVLHYGQAIFEGLKAYRQPDGSIASFRPDANASRFRDSAERLAMPLLPDEIFLDSLRELIAVDERWVPTKQGESLYLRPFMISTESGLGVNRPAGEYLYALIASPAGPYFPSGIKPVSVWLSTEYVRAAPGGTGFAKCAGNYAASFVAQAQAVEKGCDQVVWLDAVERRWVEEMGGMNLFFVFGSGADARVVTPSLTGSLLPGVTRKSLLQLAKDFGHTVEERKISTDEWEKAAASGELTEVFACGTAAVITPVGHVKHAGGEFSVSGGQTGELTMKLRNALTGIQEGTQADPHGWMIPLA; translated from the coding sequence ATGACGACCACGACGCAGTTCGACCACATCCCGAACCCGCAGCCCGCGAGCCCGGAGCGCGTCGCGGAAGTACTGGCCAAGCCCGGTTTCGGCACCTACTTCACCGACAACATGGTCACCGTGAAATGGAGCACCGACCAGGGCTGGCACGACGCGGTCGTCGGCCCGTACGCGCCGTTCACCCTCGACCCCGCCACCTCGGTCCTCCACTATGGACAGGCGATCTTCGAGGGACTGAAGGCCTACCGCCAGCCGGACGGCTCCATCGCCTCGTTCCGCCCCGACGCCAACGCGAGCCGCTTCCGCGACTCCGCCGAGCGCCTCGCGATGCCGCTGCTGCCGGACGAGATCTTCCTCGACTCGCTGCGCGAGCTCATCGCAGTCGACGAGCGCTGGGTGCCGACCAAGCAGGGCGAGTCGCTCTACCTGCGCCCGTTCATGATCTCCACCGAGAGCGGCCTCGGCGTCAACCGCCCGGCAGGCGAGTACCTGTACGCGCTCATCGCCTCCCCGGCCGGCCCGTACTTCCCGAGCGGCATCAAGCCGGTCAGCGTGTGGCTGTCCACCGAGTACGTCCGCGCGGCACCCGGCGGCACCGGCTTCGCCAAGTGCGCAGGCAACTACGCGGCGTCCTTCGTCGCGCAGGCGCAGGCCGTCGAGAAGGGCTGCGACCAGGTGGTCTGGCTCGACGCGGTCGAGCGCCGCTGGGTCGAGGAGATGGGCGGGATGAACCTGTTCTTCGTCTTCGGCTCCGGTGCCGACGCTCGCGTGGTCACCCCGTCGCTGACCGGCTCCCTGCTGCCGGGCGTGACCCGCAAGTCGCTGCTGCAGCTCGCCAAGGACTTCGGGCACACCGTCGAGGAGCGCAAGATCTCCACCGACGAGTGGGAGAAGGCCGCCGCCTCCGGCGAGCTGACCGAGGTCTTCGCCTGCGGCACGGCCGCCGTCATCACCCCGGTCGGCCACGTCAAGCACGCGGGCGGCGAGTTCTCCGTCTCCGGCGGCCAGACGGGCGAGCTCACCATGAAGCTCCGCAACGCCCTCACCGGCATCCAGGAAGGCACCCAGGCAGACCCCCACGGCTGGATGATCCCGCTGGCCTAG
- a CDS encoding DUF402 domain-containing protein encodes MVDQRWQPGDTVVERFRRTDGSIGQHHPLRVLSDDGATLLAWLPPGTEIIGTRLVDGRLMRDAPLGERFRIQREQYLSTWHGTANVRRVVDDEWCSVWWFFAPEFTGWYVNLEIPLGRTETGFDRIDGVLDLDVAPDGTWCWKDEDEAEAALDAGKLTREQLKRLREEGERMGALASARAFPFDGTWTDFTPDPSWAAPELPARLREGLSPR; translated from the coding sequence GTGGTTGATCAGAGGTGGCAGCCGGGGGACACCGTCGTCGAGCGGTTCCGGCGCACGGACGGGTCCATCGGCCAGCATCACCCGCTGCGGGTGCTCTCCGACGACGGCGCCACGCTGCTCGCCTGGCTCCCGCCGGGCACCGAGATCATCGGCACCAGGCTCGTCGACGGCAGGCTGATGCGGGACGCGCCGCTCGGCGAGCGATTCCGCATTCAGCGCGAGCAGTACCTGAGCACCTGGCACGGCACGGCGAACGTGCGCCGCGTCGTCGACGACGAATGGTGCTCGGTGTGGTGGTTCTTCGCGCCGGAGTTCACCGGCTGGTACGTGAACCTGGAGATCCCGCTCGGCCGCACCGAGACCGGGTTCGACCGCATCGACGGGGTGCTCGACCTCGACGTCGCGCCGGACGGCACCTGGTGCTGGAAGGACGAGGACGAGGCGGAAGCCGCGCTGGACGCGGGAAAACTCACGCGCGAGCAGCTCAAGCGGCTGCGTGAAGAGGGCGAGCGGATGGGCGCGCTGGCGTCCGCGCGCGCGTTCCCGTTCGACGGGACGTGGACCGACTTCACCCCCGACCCGTCCTGGGCCGCGCCGGAGCTGCCGGCGCGGCTGCGGGAAGGTCTCAGCCCGCGCTGA